A region from the Anopheles merus strain MAF unplaced genomic scaffold, AmerM5.1 LNR4000161, whole genome shotgun sequence genome encodes:
- the LOC121601743 gene encoding uncharacterized protein LOC121601743, whose protein sequence is MRGRLDTCSIASESLRKLVILPRRHHVTELILLAYHVKYRHCNHRTAVNELRARYYIPRVLAEYNRIRHSCQYCKNANAAPKPPMMGSIPRCRTAVGQRAFTYTGLDYFGPMLVVVGRRTEKRWGVIFTCLTTRAIHLELAHSLNTTSCILAIRRFVARRGPPREIISDRGTNFIGASRELKEAVSEVNEDELMREFSTSTFRWTFNPPAAPHFGGCWERLVRSVKQILCKFNLPRLPSDEVLQSTLAEVELIVNSRPLTYVPLNDEMDMPITPNHLLLGSSDGTKRPVPFDDSPAAVAVTWRTTQRNADIFWKRWVADYLPTLTRRSKWFQSVRPIKEGDVVIIVDANLPRNTWPKGRVLAVVRSGDGQVRRATVQTANGILERPATKLAVLDVKPMEDKESAEVSDATKDCEG, encoded by the coding sequence ATGCGGGGACGTCTAGATACCTGTTCAATAGCTAGTGAATCGTTGAGGAAGCTGGTGATCCTGCCGCGCCGACATCACGTTACCGAGCTGATCCTTCTGGCATATCACGTGAAATATCGCCACTGCAACCATCGTACCGCTGTTAACGAGCTTCGAGCGAGGTACTACATACCACGAGTCTTGGCCGAGTATAACCGAATACGGCATTCTTGTCAGTACTGTAAAAATGCGAATGCAGCACCGAAACCACCGATGATGGGTAGTATACCGAGATGCCGAACGGCGGTTGGACAACGTGCATTTACTTATACTGGGCTGGATTACTTCGGACCGATGTTAGTGGTCGTGGGACGTAGAACAGAAAAACGATGGGGAGTTATCTTTACGTGCCTCACAACCAGGGCAATCCACTTGGAACTGGCGCATTCTCTCAATACGACATCGTGCATCTTGGCCATACGTCGCTTCGTGGCGCGGCGCGGGCCTCCGAGAGAAATCATAAGCGACCGTGGGACAAACTTCATCGGAGCGTCTAGGGAGCTGAAGGAGGCAGTATCAGAGGTAAACGAAGATGAATTAATGCGTGAGTTCTCTACTTCAACTTTTAGATGGACGTTTAACCCCCCTGCAGCACCCCACTTTGGTGGATGCTGGGAGCGCCTGGTACGAAGTGTGAAGCAAATCTTGTGCAAGTTCAACCTGCCACGACTCCCATCGGATGAAGTGCTGCAGTCTACCTTAGCCGAAGTGGAGCTGATTGTAAACTCGCGGCCGCTAACATATGTACCACTAAACGATGAGATGGACATGCCTATAACGCCTAATCACCTTCTATTAGGCAGCTCCGACGGTACCAAGCGCCCTGTCCCGTTTGATGATTCACCGGCGGCGGTAGCAGTAACGTGGAGAACAACGCAGCGGAACGCTGACATCTTCTGGAAGAGGTGGGTCGCGGATTACCTGCCCACACTCACCCGCCGCTCGAAATGGTTCCAGTCGGTACGACCCATCAAAGAAGGAGATGTCGTGATCATCGTGGACGCGAACCTGCCCCGCAATACCTGGCCAAAGGGGCGCGTGCTAGCAGTAGTGCGATCTGGAGATGGACAGGTCAGACGAGCCACGGTGCAAACAGCAAACGGAATTTTAGAGCGACCAGCTACAAAACTCGCAGTGCTGGACGTGAAGCCCATGGAAGACAAAGAAAGTGCCGAGGTTTCTGATGCTACTAAGGATTGTGAGGGATAG